CGCGGACGGTTTCACCGGCCAGCCCGCGGTGGTCAACGGCGCGTCGGAACTCTTCGGCAGCGTGTTCGGCGAGGCCGGACGGCATGCCCGGAGTGCGGTCGGCGTCGCCGAACTGCCGCTGGGTGCCCCGGTCGAGGTCGAGGTGATCGTCGAGGTCGCCTGACCGGAGGCCGGGCCGGGTCGGGTTGAGGACAGCCGCGCGTCGCGGGCTTGTCATCTGTGGGTCGTACCATCTCAGCCATGACGGGGCACGTGACGGCGCCGGCGGCGGCGCTGGCTGACCAGCTACCGAGCTGGGCGACGCTGGTCCGCGCCCCGAACCCGGGCCCGATGACCCTGGAGGGCACCAACACCTGGGTGCTGGCCGCCCCGGGCGCGGGTGGCGTACTGGTGGTCGATCCCGGCCCGCTCGACGAGGGGCACCTCGCGGCGGTGGCCGCACTCGGGCCGGTCGTCGGGGTGTTGATCACGCACGGGCATCCCGACCACACCGAGGGGCTGGACCGGTTCCTGGAGCTGACCGGGGCCGAGCGGCTGGGCTTCGGCGCCGCCGGGTCGACGGTCGACGCGGCCGGCCTGCGGGTCCGGGCGCTGGTCACCCCGGGACACACCGCGGACTCGCTGTGCTTCCTGATCGAGGGGGGTGACGAGCGGGCCGTCTGCACCGGGGACACGA
The nucleotide sequence above comes from Plantactinospora soyae. Encoded proteins:
- a CDS encoding MBL fold metallo-hydrolase, which produces MTGHVTAPAAALADQLPSWATLVRAPNPGPMTLEGTNTWVLAAPGAGGVLVVDPGPLDEGHLAAVAALGPVVGVLITHGHPDHTEGLDRFLELTGAERLGFGAAGSTVDAAGLRVRALVTPGHTADSLCFLIEGGDERAVCTGDTILGRGTTVVAHPDGDLGDYLDSLTALTAYDGTPALPGHGPALADCAVAARFYLAHRRARLDQVRRAVAEGASSPEQVVATVYADVDRTLWPAAEWSVRAQLAYLDQENRESGPGAGGLDIA